Proteins from a single region of Carettochelys insculpta isolate YL-2023 chromosome 17, ASM3395843v1, whole genome shotgun sequence:
- the LOC142022129 gene encoding antileukoproteinase-like has protein sequence MKSVGVFLLLGLVFLWAELPPTAGKAGTCPVVRYRCALPNPPDSCFSDYQCPGFKKCCESSCGRRCVTPEQHNRGKAGTCPVVRYRCALPNPPNSCSSDHQCPGFKKCCESSCGRRCVTPEQHNKDPLPAVRGPPQKWP, from the exons ATGAAGTCAGTGGGTGTCTTCCTCCTTCTGGGGCTCGTCTTCCTCTGGGCCGAGCTGCCGCCAACAGCTG GGAAAGCTGGGACCTGTCCAGTAGTCCGCTACAGGTGTGCTTTGCCCAATCCTCCAGATAGCTGCTTCTCTGACTACCAGTGTCCAGGATTCAAGAAGTGCTGTGAATCTTCCTGTGGGAGGAGATGTGTGACTCCTGAGCAGCATAATAGAG GGAAAGCTGGGACCTGTCCAGTAGTCCGCTACAGGTGTGCtttgcccaatcctccaaatAGCTGCTCCTCTGACCACCAGTGTCCAGGATTCAAGAAGTGCTGTGAATCTTCCTGTGGGAGGAGATGTGTGACTCCTGAGCAGCATAATAAAG ACCCTCTTCCCGCAGTCCGAGGGCCTCCCCAGAAGTGGCCGTGA